The DNA sequence ATGGGCCCTGGTCCCTTTATAGACATCAATACGGTTATATTCTTTTTTTCTCATCAAGAGAGAGCTGAGCTCCTGGCCCGGCGAGCATACCAACCGGCGGTCGCGCTTGTTCCTGGACACTAACCGAATGATATCCTTGCTGGTGGCATCCAGGGCGCAAGTCACTTTCTCCGCATCGTGGGGTGTCATTTGTAGAGTTACAAGGCGGACCGGCTCATTGTCCTCGGTATTTGGTTCGAGACCTTTTTCGCTCACCAGGACCTCCACGTCTTGCAGGAGGGTCCGCGTTACCATTTCATAGTCCGTTACCGTACCCTGAGCGCCGGCGGCGACGTTGCCACCGCTGGCAAATCTACTGAAAGGGCAGGTCAGGAGCACGTCCACTCGGTCGCCCCGGCGCAAGTTGGCGCAAATACCATCTGTATCCCGAACTTTCAGGGTAACGGCCCTCATTCCCGGATGGATCCAATCCGTAGCGTCGCCGTCGGGTTTCAACAAGAAGGCGGTCCCCTCCTGGTGCGCGAAGGCAATATCCCGAAAATTGTGAGGCCTAGCATCATTAGCCTGGCGGGCTAACAGACTGATTTTTGCCTGCGACGCGGCAGCTAAAAGGGTCGCTCCTTGATCGGGGGTGACTAATAATGTGACGGTCCAGTCTTTTTCTCCCTTTTGCTTCGATTGTCCCTTGGTGTCAGCCTCCAGGGTAACATCAAAAACCTGAACCCGGTCCAAGACAAGTCTGGCGACGGAGGTATGGGGTGACCCAGGCAACGGCGTGGTCGCCAGCACGTCCACCCAATCTCCCTTAATGACTTTCCGTGAAACGCCAGTTACCTCGTCGACCTTGATGCTCACCGCCCGCATGCCCACCGGGATGTTCTCCGTCAGGTTGACGGCTTTGGGAGGCGGCGCCGGTTTTGCTACAATTTCCGGCTTACTTTCGGTTTTCGGTTTGGAACTGAGATACACAAAGACCGCTTTGGCCGCCGCCAGCCCCAGGAGCAACGCCAAGCCCAATACCAACAATCCGCGCAGTCGCTTCATATACCCTCGTTATCCGGATCGACCTAATAAACCTTAAAATTGGCATATTGATAGCCGCGGTGTCCCGTCAACAATCCATAATCGATATCTATCGCCTGGTAAAAAAAGTCTCTGTGCATATCAGGGAAAGGCAATAACAGCCTTGGCACTTAATGTTTTCGGCACCAGGACATCGGGGAGATAGCCTGTAAGAGAACTGTAGGGGAGATTAAGAACTTTAACCTCAAGCAGGCGAGGAAACGTCAATTCATCATCCACATCCACCACAATATATGGATCAAGACCACCGGATATCCAGAAGCTTTGCTGCACTGCTGACCGGGCTAACGCCTCAGGGTCCTGTGGACTGCTCTCATCCCACTCTCTCGCTTTTACGCCGGTCCGCGCCCCTGCCATGACGGCGTGCGATAAGGTGATCTGGTAGGTCAGATACCAGCCATATTCTAAAATTGCGAAGAGAATAATAAGCAACACCGGCAGGACCAGCGCAAATTCCACTGCCGCGCCCCCCCGTTCGTCCCAAGCTCCACTTTGTCTAAAATTCACACCAGGTCTCCAAAAACGATGGCCCCAAGAACCCCGGCAGCAATGGGGAGGGAGTATGCCAGAGTTGGTCCGTCTCTTCTTTCTGGCTGGCAGGTCTGGGTCAGGAAAAAAAAGAGCACGTCGTGGGCCACCTCCTTGAAGTTCGCACGTCTTCCCTGAAGCGCGAGCATGATTATGCTGGCAATACCGCCGGCCAGCGCCGCATACAAAAAAATATTGAACACGCGCCCCGGCCCCACCCAGGCCCCCAGGGCAGCCAACAGCTTGACATCTCCTCCGCCCATGCCTCCGAGAGCAAAAAAAGGCAGAAGCAACGCCAGACCGACGACCAGCCCCAGGCAGGCTATCCGCAAGCCTTCCGTCGGACCCAGGATTATCATATTCAGAGCCAGCCCAGCCAGGGCTCCCGATACGGTCAGTACATTAGGGATGCGCCGCCAGCGGAGATCGGTATAGACTGCAAGAAACACCAGAACGACAACGGCTGGCTCAAGAACTTCCAATCTTGTTTGATATCCTCCTCTCTGTATTTACTCAACCTTCCAACCTCTCCCAGGTGTAATTGGTATCAGTTCTTTATCCTCTGAGACGCTGGCTTACTTATAGCTCACCCATCGGTTTTCCAGCCCACCTCGTCGTTCCTCTATTTTACGTCCCCTCCCCTTTCACTTTGGATTCTGCCTCTGATAGTTTAGTATTAATCGCTGAGAAGAGCGATTCGAGCTTTTCACTGAACGTGCCCAAGGCCGTTATGAGCGTTGCCGCCATAATACCAACGATCAAACCATACTCTATGGCTGTCGCGCCAGCCTCATCTCTCCATAAAGAAATTAGCAACCCTGTCATAATTCCTTCCCCCACAATTTTTCGATCTCAGTTAAGGTTCGAGATTTTTTGTTTGAAAAAATATTCCCATTGGAACATATTCTAACAAAGATAAATTGGGAGGGCTTGGACAGAATTGCTGATTTATGAGACGAAGTTGCTCATTTGATGAAACCTTATAACTCTGGCAACATAACCGGATTCCCCCAACCCCTAAACCGAGGGTTAAGGAGCGATAATAACCGATAAGGCACCTTTCTATTAATCTTTGCCATAAAGAAAATGGTGAAGATTAAAGATTTTATTGCTAGTCACGGCTGGGTTTTCAAACTCTTTTTGTATTCCGAGGGACTTCGGCCCTCAATTTTTCTAAAAACTCTTCCAAAGTAAGATAGATCACCAAACCCAACGGCATAACAGGCCTCGGAAATATTCAAGTTATCATCTTTCATGAGTGCTTTGGCCTGGGTCACCCGTTTGCGGTTGAGGTATTCTTTGAAAGACAGTCCCATGATTTCCTTGAATTTCCGGACAAAATGAAATTTGCTCAAGTTGCTGATTTGACAGACCTTGTCCAAAGTCAACGCCTCATGATAGTTCTCATCAATAAATTGAACCGCCTTGGTGATGACATTGTATTCCTGCTTTGCCATTCCCGGGATCAACCTTCTTTCCAGGGAAATGAGGGCTTGACAAAGCAGTTGCAGTCGTTCAGCGATCAACTGATAGACATTTCGCATCATGGCCGAATGGACGCTCAGTTTCAGGAAGCTCTCTCTGGACAGGAGGAGAACTTCCATAGTCGTCAAGGACTCAATATCATACAGGGAGGAGCCATTTTCCAAAGCAGCCATCTCCCCAAAAAGCTCCCCGTCTCCGAGGAGATGGAATCGTATCGTTTCACCATACCTATCCTTCACTCTCATCTCTGCCGTTCCCGACATGACAATACCAATGCGGTCAATGCTTTCTCCTGTCTGACTCAGAAGAAATCTTTTTGGAAAAACCTCTTTCTTCGAAGACGCTGCTATTTCACGCAAGCAATTCTCCGGGAGTCCTAAAAAAATTTTAGTGGCTCTTATGACCTGCATGGTGTTAAGCCAACGATTCCCATTTTGGATCGGTTGAAATCTCTATCCCCAATGAGCTCTTGAAAGCCGAGCTGATAATTTCCAATATTCTCCTTCAATATACTTACTCTTTTGTCCCATCCGGCCCCAAAAAACTAAGGGATGATCAAAAAAAAATCCCTGAGTCCGTGCGGACCCAAGGATTGCACCCAGATTACTTGATCCCTGGCTTGGCTATAAAGATTTGCCTTCTCTTCATAACCCAGGCATACCCATTACCTCGTGGGTATACCAATAAGCTCACAGGCAGGTCTTCTGACTCCCGGATTATCCTAGTCCCTGCGCCTTCCCATTCCCTTCAGGTAAACAGTGGCAATTGCAGGTTTCGTCCCCGGTTACAGCGGCGGGACCGCGCCGGGTTCGCACCGGCTTCCCTATTAAACCCCTTGGGGTGCCTGAAACTAAAAAAGTGTATAATTTGATTTGCCGTCTTTGTCAAGAGAAAAAACTTTCTATAGGTTGATTAGATTTTAT is a window from the Desulfobacca acetoxidans DSM 11109 genome containing:
- a CDS encoding helix-turn-helix domain-containing protein, with the protein product MQVIRATKIFLGLPENCLREIAASSKKEVFPKRFLLSQTGESIDRIGIVMSGTAEMRVKDRYGETIRFHLLGDGELFGEMAALENGSSLYDIESLTTMEVLLLSRESFLKLSVHSAMMRNVYQLIAERLQLLCQALISLERRLIPGMAKQEYNVITKAVQFIDENYHEALTLDKVCQISNLSKFHFVRKFKEIMGLSFKEYLNRKRVTQAKALMKDDNLNISEACYAVGFGDLSYFGRVFRKIEGRSPSEYKKSLKTQP
- a CDS encoding TadE/TadG family type IV pilus assembly protein, with protein sequence MNFRQSGAWDERGGAAVEFALVLPVLLIILFAILEYGWYLTYQITLSHAVMAGARTGVKAREWDESSPQDPEALARSAVQQSFWISGGLDPYIVVDVDDELTFPRLLEVKVLNLPYSSLTGYLPDVLVPKTLSAKAVIAFP
- a CDS encoding Flp family type IVb pilin, with translation MTGLLISLWRDEAGATAIEYGLIVGIMAATLITALGTFSEKLESLFSAINTKLSEAESKVKGEGT
- a CDS encoding A24 family peptidase is translated as MEVLEPAVVVLVFLAVYTDLRWRRIPNVLTVSGALAGLALNMIILGPTEGLRIACLGLVVGLALLLPFFALGGMGGGDVKLLAALGAWVGPGRVFNIFLYAALAGGIASIIMLALQGRRANFKEVAHDVLFFFLTQTCQPERRDGPTLAYSLPIAAGVLGAIVFGDLV
- the cpaB gene encoding Flp pilus assembly protein CpaB, translated to MKRLRGLLVLGLALLLGLAAAKAVFVYLSSKPKTESKPEIVAKPAPPPKAVNLTENIPVGMRAVSIKVDEVTGVSRKVIKGDWVDVLATTPLPGSPHTSVARLVLDRVQVFDVTLEADTKGQSKQKGEKDWTVTLLVTPDQGATLLAAASQAKISLLARQANDARPHNFRDIAFAHQEGTAFLLKPDGDATDWIHPGMRAVTLKVRDTDGICANLRRGDRVDVLLTCPFSRFASGGNVAAGAQGTVTDYEMVTRTLLQDVEVLVSEKGLEPNTEDNEPVRLVTLQMTPHDAEKVTCALDATSKDIIRLVSRNKRDRRLVCSPGQELSSLLMRKKEYNRIDVYKGTRAHVKPFFKEYE